In Planctomycetia bacterium, one DNA window encodes the following:
- a CDS encoding DUF554 domain-containing protein has protein sequence MIWEATSGTIVNAVTVAVGSGIGLTFSTRIPERYQRIILDCLGLVTVTLGIDAAVLGMGQLVSRYGVGVPTYGARLGMVMVGSLIVGSILGTALRLQERIEGLGRAIHERFFNRRRDGSAARSSTTPSVATGPGTDVAAEGSSDTSAARFAEGFLSASVIFCVGPLTLLGCLANGAQGNPSLLYIKAFLDGFCSMALAASLGAGVAASVVTVLVFQGGLSLLARVTAGGLNELSMQMMNVTGGVLLLATALMLLEIRRIPVANMLPAIFLPPVVIAIVERLGPGLLVRP, from the coding sequence ATGATTTGGGAAGCGACCAGCGGGACGATCGTGAACGCGGTGACCGTTGCCGTCGGCAGCGGCATCGGGCTGACGTTCTCAACGCGGATTCCCGAGCGCTATCAGCGGATCATCCTCGACTGCCTCGGCCTCGTGACCGTGACGCTGGGTATCGACGCGGCCGTGCTGGGAATGGGGCAGCTCGTGTCGCGGTATGGTGTGGGGGTGCCGACGTACGGCGCGCGGCTGGGCATGGTGATGGTCGGCTCGCTGATCGTCGGGTCGATTCTCGGGACGGCCCTGCGCTTGCAGGAGCGAATCGAAGGGCTGGGCCGCGCGATTCACGAGCGGTTTTTCAATCGCCGGCGCGATGGATCGGCGGCGCGGTCGTCGACCACGCCAAGCGTGGCGACGGGTCCGGGCACGGATGTCGCGGCAGAGGGTTCAAGTGACACAAGCGCGGCACGCTTTGCAGAGGGGTTTCTGTCGGCCAGCGTGATCTTCTGCGTCGGCCCGCTGACGCTGCTGGGCTGCCTCGCCAACGGCGCGCAGGGCAATCCGAGCCTGTTGTACATCAAGGCGTTCCTCGACGGGTTCTGCTCGATGGCGCTGGCGGCATCGCTGGGGGCGGGCGTGGCCGCGAGCGTCGTGACCGTGCTGGTGTTCCAGGGCGGCCTGTCGCTGCTGGCCCGCGTGACGGCCGGCGGGCTGAACGAGCTGTCGATGCAGATGATGAACGTGACCGGCGGCGTGCTGCTGCTGGCGACCGCGCTGATGCTGCTGGAAATTCGGCGCATCCCGGTCGCCAACATGTTGCCGGCGATTTTCCTGCCGCCCGTGGTGATTGCGATTGTTGAACGGCTCGGGCCGGGGCTGCTGGTGCGGCCGTGA
- a CDS encoding matrixin family metalloprotease, with the protein MTMPTTPGRDPLPPTRAAGLPESAARWQKTNLTFFIANFTSKISQDKQVQFTTDAFGRWSAVTPLNFTRTMTRAGADFIVGYGTGGHCELYVESSLTCSMDAAFESTTLGHAYFPEGPNSGHCHMNDAFDWSDERLLFSTLVHELGHAIGLPHLPENNAVMFASDNGQTGNLMQADITAVQQLYGSRDGTVKPAPRTPPPGNDASANRTAPIPTQLDTDGDGIDDATELYVYGTNPHMTDSDNDGVDDGIECVNRLDPTNSDTDGDGASDGDEFNGDGNAFLPDHGLSGDVTALVGKYAGTDSVGSPIEFTIAADGAVTGKLSLTQYGFDEDYELIGAAGSSGMVILVSYDYFFEYKGTIVAAAVNNGTFNTDPGANGTWTAAKVPGKLKLPDIGAKAFDQVEDGFGGYTLKPLRRPDIALYVPDRN; encoded by the coding sequence ATGACGATGCCGACAACCCCCGGACGCGATCCGCTTCCGCCGACCAGGGCTGCGGGCCTGCCCGAATCCGCCGCGCGGTGGCAGAAAACAAATCTGACTTTCTTCATTGCCAATTTCACCTCCAAGATTTCTCAAGACAAGCAGGTGCAGTTCACGACGGACGCCTTCGGCCGATGGAGCGCGGTGACGCCGCTCAATTTCACGCGGACCATGACGCGAGCCGGGGCCGACTTCATCGTCGGTTACGGCACGGGCGGGCATTGCGAGCTTTATGTTGAAAGCAGCCTGACGTGTTCGATGGACGCCGCGTTCGAGTCGACCACGCTTGGGCATGCATATTTCCCGGAAGGCCCCAATTCCGGGCACTGTCACATGAACGATGCGTTTGACTGGTCGGACGAGCGCTTGCTTTTCAGCACCCTGGTACATGAACTGGGACATGCGATCGGATTGCCCCATCTGCCGGAAAACAACGCGGTCATGTTCGCCAGCGATAACGGGCAAACCGGCAATCTCATGCAGGCCGACATCACGGCCGTGCAACAGCTCTACGGTTCGCGCGATGGAACCGTCAAACCGGCTCCGCGTACGCCACCGCCTGGCAACGACGCGAGCGCGAATCGCACGGCGCCGATTCCGACGCAACTCGATACGGACGGAGACGGGATCGACGACGCGACGGAACTGTACGTCTATGGAACCAATCCCCACATGACGGATTCCGACAACGACGGCGTCGACGATGGAATCGAGTGCGTCAACCGGCTTGACCCGACCAACAGCGATACGGATGGAGACGGCGCCAGCGACGGGGACGAGTTCAACGGGGACGGCAATGCGTTTCTGCCTGACCACGGCCTGTCGGGCGACGTCACGGCATTGGTCGGGAAGTATGCCGGCACGGACAGCGTGGGTTCACCCATCGAGTTCACGATTGCTGCGGACGGCGCTGTGACCGGGAAACTCTCGCTGACGCAATACGGATTCGATGAAGATTATGAGTTGATCGGCGCCGCAGGCAGCAGCGGCATGGTGATCCTGGTTTCTTACGACTATTTCTTCGAATACAAGGGAACCATCGTCGCAGCGGCGGTCAACAATGGAACGTTCAACACGGACCCCGGGGCCAACGGAACATGGACCGCAGCCAAGGTGCCGGGCAAACTCAAGCTGCCGGATATCGGCGCGAAGGCCTTCGACCAGGTCGAAGACGGATTCGGCGGCTACACCCTGAAGCCTCTTCGGCGGCCGGATATCGCGCTGTATGTGCCGGATCGGAATTGA
- a CDS encoding type II secretion system protein, giving the protein MTQAVVISGKVRPRCGFTLIELLVVIAIIALLVSIILPALNQAKNEGAKAQCLSNLREILKAMSMYDNDSTDDRRYPWYQIPTHNPSPPFNVVTPWVFGGFRATVAGQPGDVSDASVYPAQIRPLNKFVDRTATADLMNANDRGRDIIKSYQCPSDRSNDVAIVGTDSSDIEFEQQNRSWQANGNSYTFNTRWKQGYYGENWSGILNTAEDFAAASGRIAKHLVGGGAARFIMWEEQGMYARTYGARPQGEPISSNSPPPTFGWHRKFSSYSAGFADGHAMYGRYDTRFVFGLDGTIWQPNIKPTDRNLTTP; this is encoded by the coding sequence ATGACACAAGCCGTAGTCATTTCGGGAAAGGTTCGTCCTCGGTGTGGGTTCACCCTGATTGAACTTCTGGTGGTCATTGCGATCATTGCGCTGTTGGTCTCTATTATCCTTCCGGCGCTGAACCAAGCGAAGAATGAAGGCGCCAAAGCGCAGTGTCTGTCCAATCTGCGGGAAATTCTGAAGGCGATGAGCATGTACGATAACGATAGTACGGATGATCGTCGTTATCCATGGTACCAAATCCCGACGCACAATCCCTCGCCGCCGTTCAACGTGGTGACGCCCTGGGTCTTCGGCGGCTTCCGCGCGACGGTGGCCGGCCAGCCCGGAGACGTGTCGGACGCATCGGTCTATCCTGCGCAGATTCGACCGCTGAACAAGTTCGTGGATCGAACCGCGACGGCGGACCTGATGAACGCCAACGACCGTGGCCGCGACATTATCAAGTCCTATCAGTGCCCGAGTGATCGCAGTAACGACGTAGCCATTGTGGGCACGGACTCTTCGGATATCGAGTTTGAGCAGCAGAATCGTTCGTGGCAGGCCAACGGAAACAGCTACACCTTCAACACGCGGTGGAAGCAGGGCTATTACGGTGAGAATTGGAGCGGCATCTTGAACACGGCAGAGGATTTTGCCGCGGCTTCCGGCCGAATCGCCAAGCACCTCGTGGGTGGCGGGGCGGCTCGATTCATCATGTGGGAGGAGCAGGGCATGTACGCTCGAACCTACGGCGCCCGACCTCAAGGTGAACCGATCTCATCCAACTCGCCTCCTCCGACCTTTGGCTGGCATCGCAAGTTCTCCTCCTATTCTGCCGGATTTGCCGATGGGCACGCCATGTACGGGCGTTACGACACGCGCTTTGTGTTCGGTTTGGATGGCACGATCTGGCAGCCGAACATCAAGCCGACGGATCGCAATCTGACAACGCCGTAA
- the rsmH gene encoding 16S rRNA (cytosine(1402)-N(4))-methyltransferase RsmH — MSNAPGHVPVLADEVVRFFHDQPDGWIVDCTLGLGGHAGLLLRANPRISVLGLDVDEANLTTARERLAEFGDRFRSIQANFGDLGAVLSEGGRSLAPVVGILADLGVSSNQISDPMRGLSFDLDGPLDMRLDRRQKTTAADLVNTLGEGELSDLIYLQAQERHSRRIAKRICQVRRQIRLNSTVQLARLVASAVGEDPDSHRSRIHPATRTFMALRMAVNGEMQALGRLLDAAPRCLAIGGRIAVISFHSMEDRAVKENFKALSAAGCYEVLTKKPLTAADAEQAANPRSRSAKLRVAMRVEGGGPS, encoded by the coding sequence ATGAGCAATGCTCCAGGACATGTTCCGGTTCTCGCCGACGAAGTCGTGCGGTTCTTTCATGACCAGCCCGACGGCTGGATTGTGGACTGCACGCTCGGCCTGGGGGGCCATGCCGGCCTGCTCCTGCGCGCTAACCCTCGGATAAGCGTGCTTGGGTTGGACGTGGACGAGGCGAACCTGACCACGGCGAGGGAGCGGCTGGCGGAATTCGGTGATCGGTTTCGGTCGATTCAGGCCAATTTCGGCGATTTGGGGGCGGTTTTGTCAGAAGGAGGAAGATCGCTCGCGCCGGTCGTGGGGATTCTCGCTGATCTGGGGGTCAGCAGTAACCAGATTTCCGACCCGATGCGGGGGTTGAGTTTCGACCTGGATGGGCCGCTGGACATGCGGCTGGACCGGCGACAGAAGACCACCGCCGCCGATCTCGTGAATACACTCGGTGAGGGGGAGCTGTCCGATCTAATTTACTTGCAGGCGCAGGAACGGCACAGCCGAAGAATTGCAAAGCGGATTTGTCAGGTTCGTCGGCAAATTCGGCTGAACAGCACGGTCCAGCTCGCTCGGTTGGTTGCCTCGGCCGTGGGGGAGGACCCGGATTCGCATCGCAGCCGGATCCACCCGGCGACTCGGACGTTCATGGCGTTGCGCATGGCCGTGAATGGTGAGATGCAGGCGCTGGGGCGGTTGCTGGACGCGGCGCCGAGGTGCCTGGCGATTGGCGGACGAATCGCTGTGATTAGTTTTCACAGCATGGAAGACCGGGCCGTGAAGGAGAACTTCAAGGCGCTGTCGGCGGCTGGTTGTTATGAGGTGCTGACGAAGAAGCCGTTGACTGCTGCGGATGCGGAGCAGGCCGCCAACCCTCGAAGCCGGTCGGCGAAGCTGCGGGTGGCCATGCGGGTGGAAGGCGGCGGACCATCGTGA
- a CDS encoding tetratricopeptide repeat protein, which translates to MILALIRLAPHRLITLPAIAGLLVGCAATNQRLMEPIHKSTASWELKRAEDHAQRGRDDSAADAFQRAIRHDPRCAAAHAGLARLRLRQGAFDLAAMSFRSAVKYDPQRFEYAMELADCLRAGAAQHADPRAQLADAIRAYQYAESLDRTSYEPLFGIGVCYRLLGDVDRALDHLRRAIALNPAAIAPHIEKAAAHFARSEYRNALAEYRRVLEMDPNHVAAHNGAGRVNAVLARARGPRGALARERAVAHFRRSLELKTEQAEIRNALAELEMYRYPGVQVVREDPED; encoded by the coding sequence ATGATCCTTGCCCTGATTCGATTGGCCCCCCATCGGCTCATCACGTTGCCGGCAATTGCCGGGTTACTCGTCGGCTGCGCAGCGACCAATCAGCGTCTGATGGAGCCGATTCATAAATCGACCGCATCCTGGGAACTCAAACGCGCCGAGGATCACGCTCAACGCGGACGCGACGACAGCGCGGCCGACGCGTTCCAGCGGGCGATCCGCCATGATCCGCGCTGCGCCGCCGCGCATGCCGGTCTGGCGCGCCTTCGCCTGCGACAGGGGGCGTTTGACCTTGCCGCCATGAGTTTCCGATCCGCCGTCAAGTACGATCCGCAACGCTTCGAGTACGCGATGGAACTGGCCGATTGCCTGCGTGCCGGCGCGGCGCAGCACGCCGACCCCCGCGCGCAACTGGCGGACGCCATCCGCGCGTACCAATACGCCGAATCGCTGGATCGCACGAGCTACGAGCCGTTGTTTGGCATCGGTGTTTGCTATCGGCTCCTGGGAGACGTCGATCGCGCACTGGACCATCTCCGCCGCGCAATCGCGCTGAATCCGGCAGCCATCGCGCCGCACATCGAAAAGGCGGCGGCGCACTTCGCGCGGAGCGAGTATCGCAACGCGCTGGCCGAGTATCGCCGTGTGCTGGAGATGGATCCGAACCATGTGGCGGCGCACAACGGCGCCGGGCGCGTGAATGCCGTGCTGGCCCGGGCGCGCGGCCCGCGCGGCGCGCTGGCCCGCGAACGTGCGGTCGCGCACTTTCGCCGATCGCTGGAACTCAAAACCGAGCAGGCCGAAATCCGCAACGCGCTGGCGGAGTTGGAGATGTACCGCTATCCCGGCGTGCAGGTCGTCCGCGAAGATCCGGAAGATTAA
- a CDS encoding Glu/Leu/Phe/Val dehydrogenase — MQAAAPAKPTNGQARKASGLYATVIQQFNKAADLMKLDANIRKILSTSTNEIIVHFPVRMDNGSIEVFTGYRVQHNNARGPFKGGLRYHPSVEIDEVRALAAWMTWKTAISDLPYGGAKGGIAFDPKGYSQAEIERITRRFVYALGDNVGPEYDIPAPDVNTNSQIMAWFLDTYLSTVAPHERQRCTHVVTGKPIVSGGSVGRDKATGQGVVYIIEEWAKDHHLPLSRATFTVQGFGNVGSWTARLLAAHESKLVAVEDHTGAIANSNGFDVEDLADYVRSNGGVRGYARGEVIDHEGFLRTKTDIFIPAAMENQITGETAGLLDCKLVAEGANGPTDPDGDEILQKRGIQIIPDILCNSGGVIVSYFEWLQNKRSEFWDLEEVDGKLKKKIVGSYRRVRDTAKKHHTDWRTAAYVVALQALETVYKERGIFP, encoded by the coding sequence ATGCAGGCCGCCGCGCCGGCCAAACCGACAAACGGCCAAGCGCGCAAGGCGTCGGGCCTGTATGCGACGGTGATCCAGCAGTTCAACAAGGCGGCGGACTTGATGAAGCTGGACGCGAATATCCGGAAGATTCTGTCCACGTCCACGAACGAGATCATCGTTCATTTTCCCGTTCGCATGGACAACGGGAGCATCGAGGTGTTCACGGGTTATCGCGTGCAGCACAACAACGCGCGCGGTCCGTTCAAGGGCGGCTTGCGATATCACCCGTCGGTGGAGATTGACGAGGTTCGAGCGCTGGCGGCGTGGATGACGTGGAAGACGGCGATATCGGATCTGCCCTATGGCGGCGCGAAGGGCGGCATCGCATTTGACCCGAAGGGCTACAGCCAGGCGGAAATCGAGCGCATCACGCGGCGGTTTGTGTATGCGCTGGGCGATAACGTCGGTCCGGAGTACGACATCCCCGCGCCCGATGTGAACACCAATTCGCAGATCATGGCGTGGTTTCTCGATACGTATTTGTCAACGGTCGCGCCGCACGAGCGTCAGCGTTGCACGCACGTGGTCACCGGCAAGCCGATCGTTTCGGGCGGCAGCGTGGGTCGCGACAAGGCGACGGGTCAAGGCGTCGTCTACATCATTGAGGAATGGGCGAAGGATCATCATCTGCCGCTTTCGCGTGCGACGTTCACGGTCCAGGGCTTCGGCAACGTCGGCTCGTGGACGGCGCGGCTGCTCGCGGCGCACGAATCGAAACTGGTCGCCGTGGAGGACCACACCGGCGCGATCGCCAACAGCAACGGGTTCGATGTCGAAGACCTCGCCGATTACGTGCGATCCAACGGCGGCGTGCGGGGGTATGCGCGCGGCGAAGTGATCGATCACGAGGGCTTCCTGCGGACCAAGACCGACATCTTTATTCCGGCCGCGATGGAGAATCAGATCACCGGCGAGACGGCCGGGCTGCTGGATTGCAAGCTGGTGGCCGAGGGGGCGAACGGGCCGACCGATCCGGACGGGGATGAGATTCTCCAGAAGCGTGGGATTCAGATCATTCCGGATATTCTGTGCAACAGCGGCGGCGTGATCGTGAGTTACTTCGAGTGGCTCCAGAACAAACGCAGCGAGTTCTGGGATCTGGAGGAGGTGGACGGCAAGCTCAAGAAGAAGATTGTCGGATCCTATCGCCGCGTGCGCGACACGGCGAAGAAGCACCACACCGACTGGCGGACGGCGGCCTACGTCGTGGCGCTGCAAGCGCTGGAGACGGTTTACAAAGAGCGTGGTATCTTCCCCTGA
- a CDS encoding glycosyltransferase family 2 protein, which translates to MQTLVAIPVYNEAEYVAGVLEEVRRYATDVLVVDDGSTDGTSAVLAGFEGIQVIRHPENRGYGQSLIDAFRFADCRGYDWIITIDCDEQHEPAGIPEFIRRAAADDVDIVSGSRYLADMAGNTVAPEDRRAINRRITRILNERLDLNLTDAFCGFKAYRVCAMASLDLTVPGYAFPLQFWVQAVRRGLRICELPVPLIYHDPTRHFGGLLDDPEARLQHYLEVFEAEMARPFPPQTPCAARRRR; encoded by the coding sequence ATGCAAACGCTCGTCGCCATCCCCGTCTATAACGAAGCCGAATACGTCGCGGGTGTGCTGGAGGAAGTTCGCCGGTACGCGACCGACGTGCTGGTCGTCGATGACGGTTCCACCGACGGCACCTCGGCAGTTCTTGCCGGTTTTGAGGGGATTCAGGTCATCCGCCACCCGGAGAATCGCGGGTATGGCCAGAGCCTGATCGACGCGTTTCGGTTTGCCGACTGCCGCGGATACGACTGGATCATCACCATCGACTGCGACGAGCAGCACGAGCCGGCCGGGATTCCGGAGTTTATCCGTCGCGCGGCAGCGGACGACGTGGACATCGTCTCCGGTTCGCGCTATCTGGCCGACATGGCGGGTAACACGGTCGCGCCGGAAGACCGCCGAGCGATCAACCGGCGGATCACGCGGATTCTGAACGAGCGGCTGGACCTGAATCTGACCGATGCCTTCTGCGGGTTCAAGGCGTATCGCGTCTGTGCGATGGCGAGCCTGGACCTGACCGTACCGGGGTATGCGTTTCCGCTTCAGTTCTGGGTGCAGGCGGTGCGGCGCGGTCTGCGGATTTGTGAATTGCCGGTGCCGCTGATTTATCACGATCCGACGCGGCATTTCGGCGGTCTGCTCGATGACCCGGAAGCGCGATTGCAGCATTATCTCGAAGTGTTCGAGGCGGAGATGGCCCGCCCGTTTCCACCACAGACGCCCTGCGCTGCCCGACGGCGCCGCTGA
- the mutM gene encoding bifunctional DNA-formamidopyrimidine glycosylase/DNA-(apurinic or apyrimidinic site) lyase: MPELPEVETIVRDLARPLTGATIDRFDLRRRDMLRAGENLLRSLTRARILRILRQGKRIVIETVPADSTDANRPLGPCSATRIVIHLGMSGRLSMSPSAAPLEPHTHVRVSLGGREDELRFRDPRRFGGVWLFGAKDAKGAAPDVGALGPDALTISTPNLKAILHTRRQVKAVLLDQRRIAGLGNIYADEALFRAGIHPLTPASHLDPAKIAELARAIRAVLQAALRFGGTTLIDYRRPDGQAGSYAAHHRVYGREGKPCMRCGSRIVRIVAAGRSSHVCPKCQPLVRMNRRAVRTRS; this comes from the coding sequence ATGCCCGAGCTTCCTGAAGTCGAAACGATCGTGCGCGATCTCGCCCGGCCCCTGACCGGCGCGACGATTGACCGGTTCGACCTGCGGCGACGCGACATGCTCCGCGCGGGGGAAAATCTACTGCGATCGCTGACCCGTGCACGCATCCTGCGCATCCTGCGTCAGGGCAAGCGGATTGTGATCGAGACGGTGCCCGCCGATTCGACGGACGCGAATCGACCGCTCGGGCCGTGCAGCGCAACGCGAATCGTGATTCACCTCGGCATGAGCGGGCGATTGAGCATGTCGCCGTCAGCCGCGCCGCTGGAGCCGCATACGCATGTGCGCGTGAGCCTGGGCGGACGAGAAGATGAACTGCGTTTTCGCGATCCGCGGCGATTTGGCGGCGTCTGGCTGTTCGGTGCGAAGGATGCGAAAGGCGCCGCGCCGGACGTCGGCGCGCTCGGGCCGGACGCGCTCACGATTTCGACGCCGAACCTAAAGGCGATCCTGCATACGCGCCGCCAGGTCAAAGCCGTGCTGCTCGACCAGCGGCGCATCGCCGGACTGGGCAACATCTATGCCGACGAGGCGCTCTTTCGCGCCGGCATCCACCCGCTCACGCCCGCGTCGCACCTGGACCCCGCGAAGATCGCGGAACTGGCCCGCGCGATTCGCGCCGTGTTGCAAGCAGCGCTAAGATTTGGCGGCACGACGCTGATCGACTATCGCCGGCCAGACGGGCAGGCAGGCTCCTACGCCGCGCACCACCGTGTTTACGGCCGCGAAGGGAAACCTTGCATGCGATGCGGTTCACGGATTGTGCGGATCGTCGCCGCGGGGCGATCGAGCCACGTGTGCCCGAAATGCCAGCCCCTTGTTCGCATGAACCGCCGCGCGGTACGGACTCGCAGTTGA
- a CDS encoding class I SAM-dependent rRNA methyltransferase, whose amino-acid sequence MAGSFDARKKTVVPSPATMLRPWVLLRSVTRHPFIFKRMIRSADEGARPGEVVHVYDKSGMLFGQALYNPRSQIALRMLTYGAERADEAFWRGAIARAVDLRRRLNLDDVTDAYRVIHAEGDGLSGLIAERYADWLVFEFFSRGMYAQREMLARELSAALGAPASLDRPGRAGASWRVVFRADSGVEMAEDFRVGEPRAVEVVGGELKPLAATTGESRGGSSAIIREHGVRYRVDMTGGHKTGFFCDQRDNRLKLSRLCRDANVLDLCCYTAAFGLCARVLGGARDVTSVDLDEAALAVAKENVNLNSARVNLVHSDAFIYLRQLIANGKKFDVVVCDPPKLARSREELDDALRKYYDLNGLSMQVVAPGGILLTCSCSGLVDRPTFRETVERAARPAKRSIQWLDWSGPGADHPVMPNCPESAYLKAAWVRVL is encoded by the coding sequence ATGGCCGGTTCCTTTGACGCGCGAAAAAAAACCGTCGTCCCGTCGCCCGCGACCATGCTGCGGCCGTGGGTGTTGCTGCGCTCGGTGACGCGGCATCCGTTCATTTTCAAGCGAATGATTCGCTCGGCGGACGAGGGGGCGCGACCGGGGGAGGTCGTGCACGTGTACGACAAGTCGGGCATGCTGTTCGGCCAGGCGTTGTACAACCCGCGGTCGCAGATCGCGTTGCGGATGCTGACGTACGGGGCGGAGCGGGCGGACGAGGCATTCTGGCGGGGGGCGATTGCGCGAGCGGTCGATTTGCGGCGTCGGCTGAATCTGGACGACGTGACGGACGCGTATCGTGTGATCCATGCCGAGGGCGACGGGTTGAGCGGGCTGATCGCCGAGCGGTATGCCGATTGGCTGGTGTTTGAGTTTTTCTCACGTGGGATGTACGCGCAGCGTGAGATGCTGGCGCGGGAGCTGTCGGCGGCGCTGGGCGCGCCGGCGAGCCTGGATCGGCCGGGTCGAGCGGGAGCATCGTGGCGCGTGGTGTTTCGGGCGGACAGCGGCGTGGAAATGGCGGAGGATTTCCGCGTCGGTGAGCCGCGGGCGGTGGAAGTGGTCGGCGGCGAGTTGAAGCCGCTGGCGGCGACAACGGGCGAGTCGCGCGGCGGGTCAAGCGCGATCATCCGCGAGCACGGGGTGCGCTACCGCGTGGACATGACAGGCGGGCACAAGACGGGGTTCTTCTGCGATCAACGCGACAATCGTCTTAAATTGTCCCGGCTGTGCCGCGATGCGAACGTGCTGGACCTCTGCTGCTACACGGCGGCATTCGGATTGTGTGCCAGGGTGCTGGGCGGCGCGCGCGACGTGACGAGCGTCGATCTCGACGAAGCGGCGCTGGCCGTCGCGAAGGAGAACGTGAACCTCAACAGCGCGCGGGTTAACCTCGTCCACAGCGACGCGTTCATCTACCTGCGTCAGTTGATCGCCAATGGGAAAAAGTTTGACGTTGTTGTATGCGATCCGCCGAAACTGGCCCGTTCGCGAGAGGAGTTGGACGACGCCCTGCGCAAGTACTACGACCTGAACGGCCTGTCGATGCAGGTCGTCGCGCCCGGCGGCATCCTGCTGACGTGCAGTTGCAGCGGGCTGGTGGATCGGCCGACGTTCCGCGAGACGGTGGAGCGGGCGGCGCGGCCGGCGAAGCGGTCGATTCAATGGCTGGATTGGAGCGGCCCGGGAGCGGATCACCCGGTGATGCCGAACTGCCCCGAATCGGCGTATCTGAAGGCGGCGTGGGTACGGGTGCTTTAG
- a CDS encoding type II secretion system protein, translating into MFKRLRTRGGFTLIELLVVIAIIALMVSILLPALQSAKNEGSKAKCMANLREILKAITMYDGDNGDDRRYPWYQFPYHNPPITGGGIGITPWTFGGFRTPIVYPGPSATWDCQIYPAQIRPLNKFMDRTATADLMNANDRGRDIIKGYICPSDRSFDVATVGSGGDAADTEFDQSFSSWQVNGSSYAFNTRWKQGYYGENWNGVINTAEDFAAAAARIAKHLVGGGAARFIMWNEQGMYARTYGAKPQGEPRSSANPPPSFGWHRKFASYSAGFADGHANYGFFDTRYVYGLDGTIWQPNIKPTDRNLTTP; encoded by the coding sequence ATGTTCAAGCGCTTGCGAACTCGTGGTGGTTTTACATTGATTGAGCTGCTGGTCGTCATTGCGATCATCGCGCTCATGGTTTCGATTCTCCTGCCCGCGCTGCAATCAGCGAAGAACGAAGGCTCCAAGGCCAAATGCATGGCCAACCTTCGCGAAATTCTGAAGGCGATCACGATGTACGACGGCGACAATGGCGACGATCGTCGTTATCCGTGGTATCAATTCCCCTATCACAATCCACCGATTACCGGCGGCGGGATCGGCATCACGCCGTGGACGTTCGGCGGCTTCCGGACGCCGATCGTTTATCCCGGCCCGTCGGCCACCTGGGATTGCCAGATTTACCCCGCCCAGATTCGACCCTTAAACAAGTTCATGGATCGCACGGCGACGGCCGACCTGATGAACGCGAATGACCGCGGCCGTGATATCATCAAGGGCTACATTTGCCCGAGCGATCGCAGCTTCGACGTTGCGACCGTCGGCTCGGGTGGCGACGCGGCGGACACGGAGTTCGACCAGTCGTTTTCGTCCTGGCAGGTGAACGGCAGCAGCTACGCGTTCAACACCCGCTGGAAGCAGGGCTACTACGGCGAGAACTGGAACGGCGTCATCAACACGGCGGAAGACTTCGCCGCCGCCGCCGCGCGCATCGCCAAGCACCTCGTAGGTGGCGGGGCCGCCCGGTTCATCATGTGGAACGAGCAGGGCATGTACGCTCGCACCTACGGCGCCAAGCCGCAGGGCGAACCCCGATCTTCCGCGAACCCGCCGCCGTCGTTCGGATGGCACCGCAAGTTTGCTTCCTACTCGGCAGGCTTCGCGGATGGCCACGCAAACTACGGCTTCTTTGACACGCGCTATGTGTACGGCCTGGATGGCACGATCTGGCAGCCGAACATCAAGCCGACGGATCGCAATCTGACTACTCCGTAA